In Hamadaea flava, a genomic segment contains:
- a CDS encoding RHS repeat domain-containing protein has product MTTARSAGLATSASRARTSSYSHASRILSAVVTVFLAIQLGGQAAAIAAASPYTPLQPQSEPSVGGQDWSPPKAVLEADPAADKAMRSAKPVTWPSAGRATVDLRAAKAADTSGVHPVSAGDLPIILDRGSSRTGKGATPAGVTVEILDHTMTAGHGFPVVLRLAQTEASTAAGTVNVTVDYAKFKDAYGADWSSRLRFSAVTDCALTVRTAVSCNARPIASHNDPQAHTLSADVELPAATAASKRSAGETSDGGLLTLAVTSDTSSNAGDFSASAPTPSSTWSAGKSSGDFAWEYPLRMPPSLGGPTPAVGLSYSSQSVDGRTAASNNQPTWIGEGFSFWPGSISRGYKACSDDLGGNATNTTKTGDMCWGTYNASLSMAGHSGELIRDDSTGKYRMKNDDGTRVELLTGASNGDNNGEYWRVTTPDGTQYFFGLNHLPGWTAGKAETASTWTVPVFGNNPGVNGQPDEPCYSSTFANAYCDQAWQWNIDYVLDVHGNSMSFWYGKESNNYARNNTDSKVSQYVRGGFLDRIDYGTDNRTTVNSVATDTVYTSTKPPMSVDFTQDNRCIPGSTCDSAHPASWPDVPWDLKCTSTTSCPGLYAASFWTQYRLASVKTQVWGGSAYRDVEMWTLTHSFPDPGDGTRPGLWLEKIGHVGLVPSSTSVEGSAVTLPDVTFAGTQKQNRVDADHDGLLKMNWWRVAYIYTETGAKIGVQYSAPECVAGSSMPTSPDNNYKKCFPVYWTRPGYTSPTIDWFHKYVVTAVTESDMTSGAQRTITGFAYSNSTTVPLWHYDADDGLVPASRKTWGQWRGYDQVDTTKGDSGEQTFTRTRYFRGMNGDKTPSGGRTVTVDGISDDDAFAGMPRESITYNGPNGAEVSGSLTTPWKSASATATRTINGVKVEAHYTGTASVVSRRTRDGGRDPITTTTTNTYDETYGYITSVNDSGDDSVTGDETCSITSRVTNSTAWIIGLPSMTEQYALPCGTSPTREDDVISIERTSYDGLASGAVPTKGDLTQQEKAKKWTDATHISWVVTSKASFDPVTGRLSDNWDVRGNRTTTTYTPAAGGPITKIVTTGPLGSTETNYEPAWSLSTSVIDVNGRRTEVTYDALGRLKRVWYPIRSRSAGASASVVYSYNLNKTLPSVLTTQKLNSAGNYVTKYEIFDSLLRPRQEQAPASNGSGRILSDTYYDTAGRVAITNATYFNAAAPSGTIYSPTFNEIPAQNVSVYDGAGRTIKLTLFSKGLEQWHTTTSYGGDRIDITPPEGGTATSTYSNGRDERVKLIQYQNGTPSGPGDTTLYAYDRRGNLREVTDARGNKWTYTYDLLGRTTRATDPDKGIVTSDYNDAGDLLTSTDARPQSLAFSYDGVGRKTGVFDTSLQGTQLAKWTYDTAVFASDGVTKVKGYLASSTRYVGGNAYTFTARGYSDDYQSTGTTIAIPSVPGEEKIAGSYVYTQSFNVDGSPNSTRFPGAGGLTAELVTYGYDTATGLPKTLTTNYADATNYVTNTQYTAFGEPSVVTLATAISGAKVAQIGLYYDEARRLPVEIVTARETGPSTVSDSHYSYDPAGNVTKIEETAAASAETQCFESDYLQRLTHAWTPSNGDCEAERSASTLGGPSKYWLSWTYDNIGNRRSETNHTDTGDQTSTYAYPNAGQAQPHGVTGISGAAAGTYDYDAVGNTRHRPGPAGTQTLSWDPEGHLASLQDTFKSTFIYDADGGRLVSHDAAGVTLYLPGMEVRATTSTGAVSAVRYYTHTGRAVAMRTPSGVTWLSADLHGTAGIAVDATTQSMTQRRFTPFGGIRSGPSAWINPHGFVNGTDDPSGLVHLGAREYDKQLGRFISVDPVLEIENPQQVNGYAYANNSPYTFTDPGGTDFWGWVSEKAQSVNDFMDRNVEQITQLGEALLMIEAGIVLITIGVGGDAVGLAVTCTGAGAIVGVPAMAISTTAVVAGSALVLGGAAVAGNAVSKMDFEGGGGGPSESSGPKFGDSEAEKAANAGKLRDEHNSGIKSDNPKDLLSDVNARAAVEPPAGTKAIVDGSGGVNADVKFADSTGNEIPFRREVKVTNGNFRSFESQLSKGLDQVGAEGEIWIQTEHDISTMRSYLQKYMEKRIGKRSFSPHVTIRVYNHAGQSKGSYNLATGAGLAAAAAGGCQAMWGCHDEWLW; this is encoded by the coding sequence GTGACGACCGCTCGCAGCGCGGGCTTGGCAACATCTGCATCCCGAGCCCGTACCAGCAGCTACTCCCACGCCAGTCGAATCCTTTCGGCTGTTGTAACAGTGTTCCTTGCCATCCAACTCGGCGGCCAGGCCGCAGCTATTGCCGCGGCTAGCCCCTACACGCCGCTGCAGCCGCAGAGCGAACCCAGTGTCGGTGGTCAAGACTGGAGCCCACCGAAGGCAGTGCTTGAGGCTGATCCTGCTGCAGACAAGGCGATGCGGTCAGCGAAACCCGTCACCTGGCCGAGCGCAGGTCGTGCAACCGTGGACCTCCGAGCTGCGAAGGCTGCAGACACGTCCGGAGTCCATCCAGTCAGTGCGGGTGACCTGCCGATCATCCTGGACAGAGGCTCCTCTCGAACGGGAAAGGGTGCCACGCCAGCAGGTGTTACGGTCGAAATTCTCGACCACACGATGACAGCTGGTCATGGTTTCCCCGTTGTCCTGCGGCTAGCGCAGACCGAAGCAAGTACAGCAGCTGGCACAGTTAACGTGACTGTCGACTACGCCAAGTTTAAAGACGCGTACGGAGCTGACTGGTCCTCGCGTCTGCGTTTTTCCGCTGTGACGGACTGCGCGTTGACCGTCAGGACAGCTGTAAGCTGCAATGCAAGGCCGATCGCGTCTCACAACGACCCCCAGGCCCATACCCTGTCCGCCGACGTCGAGTTGCCAGCTGCAACAGCTGCTTCAAAGCGCAGCGCAGGCGAAACGTCGGATGGAGGCCTCCTCACGCTGGCCGTGACATCTGACACCTCCAGTAACGCTGGCGACTTCTCGGCCTCAGCGCCCACGCCGTCCTCTACATGGTCCGCAGGCAAGTCCTCCGGCGACTTCGCCTGGGAGTATCCACTTCGCATGCCGCCGTCGCTAGGAGGGCCGACCCCTGCTGTTGGACTTTCATATTCGTCGCAGTCCGTTGACGGCCGTACGGCGGCATCCAATAACCAGCCGACATGGATTGGTGAAGGCTTCAGTTTCTGGCCGGGTTCCATCTCCCGTGGATACAAGGCATGCTCGGATGACCTTGGAGGCAATGCCACCAACACCACCAAAACTGGCGATATGTGCTGGGGCACCTACAACGCCAGCCTGTCGATGGCTGGACACAGCGGAGAGTTGATCCGTGACGACAGCACCGGCAAATATCGCATGAAGAACGACGACGGGACCCGCGTCGAACTTCTGACCGGTGCTTCAAATGGCGACAACAACGGGGAATATTGGAGAGTTACTACTCCCGACGGCACACAGTACTTCTTCGGGCTTAATCACCTGCCCGGCTGGACGGCTGGAAAAGCCGAGACTGCATCCACCTGGACCGTGCCCGTCTTCGGCAACAATCCAGGAGTCAACGGCCAGCCCGACGAGCCCTGTTACAGCTCAACCTTCGCGAACGCGTACTGCGACCAAGCTTGGCAGTGGAACATCGACTACGTCCTAGATGTGCACGGCAACAGCATGTCGTTCTGGTACGGCAAGGAGTCCAATAACTACGCGCGTAACAACACCGATAGTAAAGTCTCACAGTACGTCCGTGGCGGATTCCTCGACCGAATCGATTACGGCACCGACAACCGCACAACGGTAAACAGCGTAGCCACCGACACCGTCTACACCAGCACGAAGCCGCCGATGAGTGTCGACTTCACCCAGGACAATCGCTGCATTCCCGGATCTACGTGCGACAGTGCACATCCCGCGAGTTGGCCCGATGTGCCATGGGATCTTAAATGCACCTCGACCACCTCTTGTCCAGGCCTCTACGCCGCCTCATTCTGGACCCAATATCGCCTTGCGAGTGTCAAAACTCAGGTCTGGGGTGGATCCGCTTACCGCGACGTAGAAATGTGGACGCTCACCCACAGTTTCCCGGACCCGGGTGACGGCACCCGCCCAGGCCTCTGGCTCGAAAAAATTGGTCACGTCGGGCTTGTGCCAAGCTCCACCAGCGTCGAAGGCTCAGCGGTCACCCTTCCCGATGTCACCTTCGCCGGCACGCAGAAGCAGAACCGCGTCGACGCTGACCACGACGGCCTGCTCAAGATGAACTGGTGGCGCGTCGCCTACATCTACACCGAGACAGGTGCAAAGATCGGCGTTCAGTACAGCGCGCCCGAATGTGTGGCGGGCAGCAGCATGCCCACGAGCCCGGACAACAACTACAAGAAGTGCTTCCCGGTGTACTGGACTCGCCCGGGCTACACCAGCCCGACAATCGATTGGTTCCACAAGTACGTCGTCACAGCAGTCACTGAATCGGACATGACGAGCGGCGCCCAGCGCACCATAACGGGTTTCGCATATAGCAATAGCACAACCGTGCCGCTATGGCATTACGACGCCGACGACGGCCTGGTTCCCGCTTCACGCAAGACCTGGGGTCAGTGGCGCGGATACGACCAAGTCGACACGACAAAGGGCGACTCGGGCGAACAGACGTTCACGAGAACCCGGTACTTCCGAGGCATGAACGGCGATAAGACGCCGAGTGGCGGTCGCACCGTAACCGTCGATGGCATCTCCGACGATGATGCCTTCGCGGGTATGCCGCGCGAAAGCATCACCTATAACGGTCCGAACGGTGCCGAGGTCTCTGGATCGCTGACAACACCATGGAAGTCGGCTAGCGCCACGGCAACCCGCACCATTAACGGTGTCAAGGTCGAGGCGCACTACACCGGCACCGCCTCGGTAGTCAGCCGCCGCACCCGGGATGGCGGCAGAGACCCGATTACCACGACGACTACCAACACCTACGACGAAACCTACGGCTACATCACATCGGTCAATGACTCTGGCGACGACTCCGTCACAGGCGATGAAACTTGCAGCATCACGAGTCGCGTCACGAACTCGACTGCTTGGATCATCGGACTGCCCTCGATGACTGAGCAGTACGCCCTCCCCTGCGGAACCTCGCCCACGCGCGAGGACGACGTGATTTCGATCGAGCGAACTTCCTACGACGGCCTCGCATCCGGTGCCGTCCCCACCAAAGGTGACTTGACCCAGCAAGAAAAGGCCAAGAAGTGGACCGATGCCACCCACATTTCTTGGGTGGTCACCTCAAAGGCATCGTTCGACCCGGTGACGGGCCGCCTTAGCGACAACTGGGACGTGCGCGGGAACCGAACCACAACAACGTACACGCCAGCAGCGGGTGGACCCATCACCAAGATCGTCACCACCGGTCCCCTCGGGTCGACGGAAACGAACTACGAACCTGCCTGGAGCCTTTCTACAAGCGTCATCGACGTCAACGGCAGGCGAACCGAAGTCACATACGACGCCCTGGGAAGACTCAAACGCGTCTGGTATCCGATCCGTTCCAGGTCAGCGGGCGCCAGCGCCAGCGTGGTCTACTCCTACAATCTGAACAAGACGCTTCCGTCGGTCCTGACGACTCAGAAACTCAACTCGGCAGGCAATTATGTCACCAAGTACGAGATATTCGACTCCCTGCTGCGGCCCCGCCAAGAGCAGGCTCCTGCGTCGAACGGATCTGGCCGGATCCTGTCAGACACGTATTACGACACCGCCGGACGAGTTGCTATCACGAACGCAACCTATTTCAACGCCGCTGCACCATCTGGCACCATCTACAGTCCAACCTTTAACGAGATCCCAGCACAGAACGTAAGTGTCTACGACGGTGCTGGACGCACCATCAAGTTGACACTATTCTCCAAGGGCCTCGAGCAGTGGCATACGACCACCTCGTACGGTGGGGACCGCATCGACATCACCCCGCCGGAAGGCGGAACGGCGACCTCGACTTACTCGAACGGGCGCGATGAGCGAGTCAAACTCATCCAGTACCAGAACGGAACCCCCTCAGGGCCCGGCGACACCACCCTCTACGCCTATGACAGGCGAGGCAACCTACGTGAGGTAACCGACGCACGGGGCAACAAGTGGACCTATACCTACGATCTGCTCGGCCGGACAACCCGAGCGACGGATCCTGACAAAGGCATTGTTACCAGCGACTATAACGACGCCGGCGACCTGTTGACATCGACGGATGCTCGACCGCAATCGCTTGCCTTCTCATACGATGGCGTCGGTCGAAAAACGGGCGTCTTCGACACGAGCCTGCAAGGGACGCAGCTCGCGAAGTGGACCTATGATACCGCGGTGTTCGCCTCGGACGGCGTTACCAAGGTGAAGGGTTACCTGGCCAGCTCCACGCGTTATGTAGGCGGAAACGCGTACACGTTCACCGCTCGCGGTTACTCCGATGATTACCAGTCGACTGGAACAACCATCGCGATTCCATCCGTCCCGGGCGAGGAGAAGATTGCTGGCAGCTACGTCTACACTCAAAGCTTCAACGTCGACGGCAGCCCCAACTCAACACGTTTCCCTGGCGCGGGTGGCCTGACCGCCGAGCTAGTCACGTATGGCTATGACACTGCAACGGGACTCCCAAAGACGCTAACGACGAACTATGCCGACGCCACCAACTACGTGACCAATACGCAGTACACCGCGTTCGGCGAGCCATCCGTCGTCACCTTAGCTACGGCAATCTCCGGCGCGAAAGTGGCTCAGATTGGCCTTTACTACGATGAGGCACGCCGGCTACCAGTCGAAATCGTCACCGCACGGGAAACCGGTCCTTCGACGGTCAGCGACTCCCATTATTCGTACGACCCGGCCGGGAACGTCACGAAGATCGAAGAAACCGCCGCCGCATCCGCTGAAACTCAATGTTTCGAGAGCGACTATCTGCAGCGTCTCACACATGCGTGGACCCCATCGAACGGAGACTGCGAGGCTGAACGATCCGCGTCCACACTCGGCGGACCGTCAAAATACTGGCTCTCGTGGACCTACGACAACATCGGAAACCGGCGCTCGGAGACGAACCACACCGATACCGGCGATCAGACCAGCACCTACGCCTACCCCAATGCCGGGCAAGCGCAACCGCATGGCGTGACTGGAATCAGCGGCGCAGCCGCCGGCACGTACGACTACGACGCCGTCGGCAACACTCGACACAGGCCTGGTCCCGCAGGCACTCAGACACTCTCCTGGGATCCCGAGGGACATCTCGCCTCTCTCCAAGACACCTTTAAGTCGACATTCATCTATGACGCCGATGGTGGGCGCCTCGTCTCACATGACGCAGCCGGTGTAACGCTCTACCTGCCCGGCATGGAGGTGCGGGCGACCACGTCAACCGGTGCTGTCTCCGCGGTCCGCTACTACACCCATACCGGGCGAGCAGTAGCAATGCGCACACCATCCGGTGTGACATGGCTGTCAGCCGACCTCCATGGGACGGCCGGCATCGCGGTAGACGCAACCACGCAATCAATGACACAGCGCCGGTTCACGCCGTTCGGTGGCATCCGATCCGGCCCCTCGGCCTGGATCAATCCCCACGGCTTCGTCAACGGGACGGACGACCCCTCTGGTCTGGTCCACCTCGGCGCCCGAGAGTACGACAAGCAACTCGGTCGCTTCATATCAGTAGACCCGGTGCTCGAGATCGAAAACCCTCAGCAGGTCAACGGATACGCCTACGCCAACAACAGCCCCTACACCTTCACTGATCCTGGCGGAACTGACTTCTGGGGCTGGGTCAGTGAAAAGGCGCAAAGTGTCAACGACTTCATGGATCGCAACGTGGAGCAGATCACGCAGCTCGGCGAGGCGCTTCTCATGATCGAAGCAGGCATCGTCCTGATCACGATCGGCGTGGGCGGCGACGCTGTTGGACTGGCTGTAACTTGCACGGGAGCGGGCGCAATCGTGGGCGTGCCGGCTATGGCGATCAGCACAACCGCTGTCGTAGCTGGATCGGCACTAGTGCTGGGTGGTGCCGCTGTCGCTGGAAACGCTGTCAGCAAGATGGATTTCGAGGGCGGAGGCGGCGGGCCATCTGAGTCGAGCGGGCCAAAGTTTGGTGACTCGGAAGCCGAGAAGGCGGCCAACGCCGGCA